One genomic window of Oceanotoga teriensis includes the following:
- a CDS encoding ABC transporter permease, producing the protein MKKLNILKAPEFGVSIALIGLFILMSFLSPLFLSGYNLINILLQSSTYIILSIGMTFVIVTGGIDLSVGSIAVVSGILMASLMKSGTNVFIAILAGLIISILCGFINGFLVSKINLPSFIVTLATMSIFQGAALIFSGGLPIYGFPKSFSFLGIGSILSIPIPVIIALICIIISIFIFKKTKIGHYALAIGDNRQAVKMCGINIFKYEMIVYMINGFTTGIAAIITTARLNSAEPLGSMSMGLDAVAAVVMSGTSLSGGTGSVTGAIIGSLLMGVLRNGMTLLNVQSYYQNLIIGIVILIAVFIDKIRNDYSYKG; encoded by the coding sequence ATGAAAAAACTTAATATTTTAAAAGCTCCTGAATTTGGAGTAAGTATAGCTTTAATAGGACTTTTTATACTTATGTCATTTTTATCACCATTATTTTTATCTGGATATAATTTAATAAATATTCTATTACAGTCCTCAACATACATAATTCTTTCAATTGGAATGACTTTTGTAATTGTTACTGGCGGGATTGACCTCTCAGTTGGTTCAATAGCTGTAGTGAGTGGTATATTAATGGCAAGCCTTATGAAAAGCGGAACAAATGTATTTATTGCTATACTTGCTGGACTTATAATAAGTATTTTATGTGGATTTATAAATGGATTTCTTGTATCAAAAATAAATTTACCATCTTTTATAGTAACTTTAGCAACTATGAGTATTTTTCAAGGAGCAGCTCTAATATTTTCAGGAGGACTTCCTATATATGGGTTTCCAAAAAGCTTTTCATTCTTAGGAATAGGCTCTATATTATCAATACCAATTCCAGTAATAATTGCATTGATTTGTATAATAATATCTATATTTATATTCAAAAAAACAAAGATAGGTCATTATGCACTAGCAATAGGGGATAATAGACAAGCAGTAAAAATGTGTGGAATAAATATATTCAAATATGAAATGATAGTTTATATGATAAATGGTTTTACAACTGGTATAGCAGCTATCATAACTACAGCAAGATTAAATAGTGCAGAACCATTGGGATCTATGAGCATGGGACTTGATGCAGTTGCAGCTGTTGTTATGAGTGGTACAAGTCTTTCGGGTGGTACAGGATCTGTGACAGGAGCTATAATAGGCTCTCTTTTAATGGGAGTTTTAAGAAATGGAATGACTCTATTGAATGTTCAGTCATATTATCAAAATTTAATTATTGGTATAGTAATTCTTATAGCAGTTTTCATAGATAAAATAAGAAACGATTATTCATATAAAGGATAA
- a CDS encoding sugar ABC transporter ATP-binding protein, producing the protein MQKTILSVKNISKNFPGVKALKKVSFDLKEGEIHALLGENGAGKSTLIKIIFGLIKKDEGKIIFKDQELKVLSPSKSYENGIVLIPQERTLLMHKSVAENIFLGLEPLKKGLISKSYMIKESSKLMKSFSMDIDPETIVSELSTGMQQTVEIMRAINRKAKIVIMDEPTGGLSAQEVKKLFEIIKTLKEKNISIIYISHRMEEIFKISERITILRDGENTGTFDTKSITKEKVIELMAGKKISSIQKNNLIIGETILELKDLSTIKLKKINFELRKGEILGIAGLLGSGRTEIFECIYGINKNYKGKIYINSEEYINPSINNSIMRGIGFVTEDRKRTGLSLKSSISKNITLPMSKEIFEKGIKKTKKIKKISSEYSQKVGLNTQNMSFISGNLSGGNQQKVLIARWLAKKSKILLLDEPTVGVDVNAKQEIHQLIRKYCSENNSAIVASSDFPELLDLCNRIIIISDGKIVKELENKNIDEKILLKYATSAGGEKYEKT; encoded by the coding sequence ATGCAAAAAACAATTCTTTCAGTAAAAAATATAAGTAAAAATTTTCCAGGTGTAAAGGCTTTAAAAAAAGTTTCTTTTGATTTAAAAGAAGGAGAAATACATGCACTCCTTGGAGAAAATGGTGCGGGTAAATCAACTCTTATAAAGATTATTTTTGGATTAATAAAAAAAGATGAAGGAAAAATAATATTCAAAGATCAAGAACTTAAAGTACTTTCTCCATCAAAATCATATGAAAATGGAATAGTGTTAATACCTCAAGAAAGAACACTTTTAATGCATAAAAGTGTAGCTGAAAACATTTTTCTTGGACTTGAACCATTAAAAAAAGGATTAATTTCAAAATCATATATGATAAAAGAAAGCTCTAAACTTATGAAAAGTTTTAGTATGGATATAGATCCTGAAACTATAGTATCTGAATTGAGTACAGGTATGCAACAAACAGTTGAAATAATGAGAGCCATAAACAGAAAAGCAAAAATAGTGATCATGGATGAACCAACAGGTGGATTGAGTGCTCAAGAAGTTAAAAAACTTTTTGAGATTATAAAAACATTAAAAGAAAAAAATATATCTATAATATATATTTCTCATAGAATGGAAGAAATATTTAAAATATCTGAGCGGATAACAATATTGCGTGATGGTGAAAATACAGGTACATTTGATACTAAAAGTATAACAAAAGAAAAAGTCATAGAACTCATGGCGGGTAAAAAAATCTCTTCAATACAAAAAAATAACCTAATTATAGGTGAAACAATTCTTGAATTAAAAGATTTATCAACCATAAAACTTAAAAAAATAAATTTTGAATTGAGAAAGGGAGAAATACTTGGAATAGCGGGATTACTTGGAAGTGGTAGAACAGAAATATTTGAATGTATTTATGGAATAAATAAAAATTACAAAGGAAAAATTTATATAAATTCTGAAGAATATATAAATCCATCAATAAACAACTCTATAATGCGAGGAATAGGCTTTGTAACAGAAGATAGAAAAAGAACAGGACTCTCTTTAAAATCATCAATATCAAAAAATATAACCTTACCAATGAGTAAAGAGATATTTGAAAAAGGAATAAAAAAAACTAAGAAAATAAAAAAAATATCTTCAGAATACTCACAAAAAGTTGGACTAAATACTCAGAATATGTCTTTTATTAGTGGGAATTTGAGTGGTGGTAATCAACAAAAAGTTTTAATAGCTAGATGGTTGGCAAAAAAATCTAAAATACTTCTTTTAGATGAACCAACTGTTGGAGTTGATGTAAATGCAAAACAAGAAATACATCAACTAATAAGAAAGTACTGTTCAGAAAACAATTCTGCTATAGTTGCATCATCAGATTTTCCAGAACTACTCGATTTATGTAATAGAATAATAATTATATCTGATGGAAAAATTGTTAAAGAATTAGAAAATAAAAATATAGATGAAAAGATCTTACTTAAATATGCAACATCAGCTGGAGGAGAAAAATATGAAAAAACTTAA
- a CDS encoding sugar ABC transporter substrate-binding protein encodes MKKYLALFLTFITIFSIGLSEQSAFEKAKSDVLRELGSPEKTDKVYKVGALEITLANPFWVTMKEGFEASAKDFGFKIDVVAAPSEGDASAQLNYLETMLIKGYDALCISPINPFNLIPAVSKATQRKIPVIAVGTYVDEQAAKNAGAKINGMLAVDFEYQGRLPGQYIVEKFKGEKNVKVAIIEGIPGSAQSEGRKNGCISELAKSPNMKIVSVQPGNWDRTTALNVTSNLIQANPDLDVIFCANDTMALASVEALKAVGKKDQVMVIGCDFIEEAKESIEKGELDATLAMSPYLYGYIGGVMAYKTIINGNYTTDIQVPIKIVDKSNLKEYHDWK; translated from the coding sequence ATGAAGAAATATTTGGCATTATTTTTAACTTTTATTACTATTTTTAGCATAGGTTTATCTGAACAAAGTGCATTTGAAAAAGCAAAAAGTGATGTGTTGAGAGAACTCGGTAGTCCAGAAAAAACAGATAAAGTTTATAAAGTAGGAGCTCTTGAAATAACCTTGGCAAATCCTTTTTGGGTAACTATGAAAGAAGGATTTGAGGCATCGGCAAAAGATTTTGGATTCAAAATCGATGTAGTTGCAGCACCTTCAGAAGGAGATGCTTCTGCACAACTGAACTATTTAGAAACAATGTTAATAAAAGGATATGATGCTCTATGTATATCACCTATAAATCCTTTCAATCTTATTCCGGCAGTTTCTAAAGCTACACAAAGAAAAATACCTGTTATTGCTGTAGGAACTTATGTAGATGAACAAGCAGCTAAAAATGCTGGAGCAAAGATAAATGGAATGCTTGCGGTAGACTTTGAGTATCAAGGAAGACTTCCAGGCCAATATATAGTTGAAAAGTTTAAAGGTGAAAAAAATGTTAAAGTTGCTATAATAGAGGGAATACCTGGATCTGCACAATCAGAAGGAAGAAAAAATGGTTGTATTTCTGAACTTGCAAAATCTCCAAATATGAAAATTGTATCTGTACAACCAGGAAATTGGGATAGAACAACTGCATTAAACGTAACATCGAATCTTATACAGGCAAATCCAGACCTTGATGTAATATTCTGTGCCAATGATACGATGGCTCTTGCTTCTGTAGAAGCTTTGAAAGCTGTAGGAAAAAAAGATCAAGTTATGGTTATAGGATGTGATTTCATAGAAGAAGCAAAAGAATCAATTGAAAAAGGTGAACTTGATGCTACATTGGCAATGTCTCCTTATCTTTATGGATATATAGGTGGAGTTATGGCCTATAAAACGATAATAAATGGAAATTATACAACAGATATTCAAGTACCTATAAAAATAGTTGACAAATCAAACTTAAAAGAATATCATGACTGGAAATGA
- a CDS encoding GntR family transcriptional regulator yields the protein MSDEIKKINDGRSVVSKTYEELLKYINNPERTSDKLPSEIKLSKQLNVSRTALRDALKKLELEGYISRKRKMGTFINCNKYKLQGGLEKLRSITDFIKSSGMRPGTIFSKYSTDYADGNISEKLDLKKDSKVSIIERVRTADENPFCYEISFVPLVYFNQEDYESFSGSLLSYLTEKKEFKVDHAITYLNPYSSDDLISEKLAIKNNHLIMYIEQIHYSFDNKPIWYSRAFYRNDMIRFSLMRKL from the coding sequence ATGTCTGATGAAATAAAGAAAATAAATGATGGAAGGTCAGTCGTATCGAAGACATATGAAGAACTTTTAAAATACATAAATAATCCAGAAAGAACAAGTGATAAATTACCATCAGAAATTAAACTTTCAAAACAATTAAATGTAAGTAGAACAGCTTTAAGAGATGCTTTAAAAAAACTTGAGCTTGAAGGATATATATCCAGAAAAAGAAAAATGGGAACTTTTATAAATTGTAATAAATATAAACTTCAAGGTGGACTTGAAAAACTAAGATCAATAACAGATTTTATAAAAAGTTCAGGAATGAGACCAGGAACTATATTTTCAAAGTATTCAACAGATTATGCGGATGGAAATATATCTGAAAAATTAGACCTAAAAAAAGATTCAAAAGTTTCTATAATAGAAAGAGTTAGAACAGCTGATGAAAATCCATTTTGTTATGAAATAAGTTTTGTACCTCTTGTTTATTTTAATCAAGAAGATTATGAAAGTTTTTCTGGTTCTCTTTTATCTTATTTGACAGAAAAAAAAGAATTCAAAGTTGATCATGCAATAACTTATTTAAATCCATATAGTTCAGATGATCTTATAAGTGAAAAATTAGCCATAAAAAATAATCATTTAATAATGTATATTGAACAAATTCATTATTCATTTGATAATAAACCAATATGGTATTCAAGAGCATTTTATAGAAATGATATGATACGTTTCTCTCTTATGAGAAAACTATAG
- a CDS encoding carbohydrate kinase family protein, whose protein sequence is MKILGLGSIAIDRIFTVDRLPVKDGFSNIIDEKIYDGGSCANVINQIAMYGGDTAFCAKIGDDESSKIIKKGLEKSGINSKYMITKENGISTSTIIYVDKNGDKSILTRLGDCLLNLTKDEINKKIFEEFDILYTDFIPSDACLYAAKEFKKRGKTVVFNLQVAPIVMKGFGMTDEIFSELFNYIDVFNISFSTLKDITGLSNLNENIDFIRENYKYNGDIILTLGSKGACVCTTDDLIMQPSLKIEPVDTTGAGDSFIGTFLYWHYVRNENFEQSLRYSNTAAAITCTRKGARSGPDLNELIYRIKEGF, encoded by the coding sequence ATGAAAATATTAGGACTTGGAAGTATAGCCATTGACAGAATATTCACTGTAGACAGATTACCTGTAAAAGATGGATTTTCTAACATCATAGATGAAAAAATTTATGATGGTGGTAGCTGTGCAAATGTTATAAATCAAATTGCAATGTATGGTGGAGATACGGCTTTTTGTGCAAAAATTGGAGATGATGAAAGTTCAAAAATAATCAAAAAAGGATTAGAAAAAAGTGGTATAAATTCTAAATATATGATAACTAAAGAAAATGGTATATCAACTTCTACAATTATTTATGTTGATAAAAATGGAGACAAATCAATTCTTACAAGACTTGGAGATTGTCTATTAAACTTAACAAAAGATGAAATAAATAAAAAAATATTTGAAGAATTTGATATTCTTTATACAGATTTTATTCCAAGTGATGCATGCCTTTATGCAGCAAAAGAATTTAAAAAAAGAGGAAAAACTGTTGTATTCAATTTACAAGTTGCACCAATTGTTATGAAAGGTTTTGGTATGACAGATGAAATATTTTCCGAACTTTTTAATTATATAGATGTTTTTAATATATCTTTTTCTACTTTAAAAGATATAACAGGTTTATCGAATTTAAACGAAAATATTGATTTTATAAGAGAAAATTATAAATACAATGGTGATATTATTTTAACTCTTGGAAGTAAAGGAGCATGTGTATGTACCACTGATGATCTTATAATGCAACCATCTTTAAAAATAGAACCGGTAGATACTACAGGAGCAGGAGATTCATTTATAGGAACATTTTTATACTGGCATTATGTAAGAAATGAAAATTTTGAACAATCACTCAGATATTCTAATACAGCTGCAGCAATAACCTGTACAAGAAAAGGGGCAAGAAGTGGTCCTGATTTAAATGAACTAATATACAGAATAAAAGAAGGTTTTTAG